One segment of Primulina tabacum isolate GXHZ01 chromosome 14, ASM2559414v2, whole genome shotgun sequence DNA contains the following:
- the LOC142523814 gene encoding uncharacterized protein LOC142523814 — translation MSMQLADGSVKHPRGVKEDVLVKVGKFTFPTDFVVLDMKEDREMPLILGRPFLATGKAVIEVQEGKLRLRVGKEEITFNVFNALKHPLHTNDCFIGYSSDPLVCQFVQDAMKDPLEATLTTELKEDELDEEKSLRVAYCDANHPWKKPERMKLEDMGYRRDLTPQKSSIEEPPTRELKPRPPHLKYVHLERTKLAPDKHIASRQFKEGEAVLLYNSKLRLFSGKRKSRWTGPYKITKVFPSGVLTLRDGKNEPFTVHAQRLKHYLGGAVEPQIGVTRFQNSQS, via the coding sequence ATGTCCATGCAACTAGCTGACGGATCCGTCAAACATCCACGAGGAGTcaaagaagatgtgttggtAAAAGTGGGAAAGTTTACATTTCCTAcagattttgtggtgcttgacatGAAAGAGGATAGggagatgcctttgattttagggagaccgttccttgcaactggcaagGCCGTGATTGAAgtgcaagaagggaagttgagattgagggTGGGAAAGGAAGAAATcacttttaatgtttttaacgcTCTTAAGCACCCACTGCACActaatgattgttttatagGTTATTCATCGGATCCACTTGTGTGTCAATTTGTGCAGGATGCCATGAAGGATCCATTGGAAGCAACTCTCACCACTGAATTGAAGGAGGATGAACTTGATGAAGAAAAATCTTTAAGAGTGGCATACTGTGATGCCAACCATCCATGGAAGAAGCCAGAAAGGATGAAATTGGAGGACATGGGGTATCGAAGAGATTTGACCCCTCAGAAGTCAAGCATTGAGGAACCGCCAACGCGTGAGCTCAAACCACGGCCTCCACACCTGAAGTACGTGCACTTAGAGCGTACAAAGCTAGCACCTGACAAGCATATCGCGTCGAGACAATTCAAAGAAGGTGAAGCGGTGCTGCTATACAACTCCAAGTTGCGCCTGTTTTCTGGCAAGCGCAAGTCAAGATGGACGGGCCCTTACAAGATCACCAAAGTATTCCCCTCGGGAGTATTAACTTTGCGAGATGGGAAAAATGAGCCGTTCACAGTCCATGCTCAACGACTGAAGCATTATTTGGGTGGTGCAGTGgagccacaaattggagtcaCTCGATTCCAAAACAGTCAGAGTTGA